The Melanotaenia boesemani isolate fMelBoe1 chromosome 8, fMelBoe1.pri, whole genome shotgun sequence DNA window NNNNNNNNNNNNNNNNNNNNNNNNNNNNNNNNNNNNNNNNNNNNNNNNNNNNNNNNNNNNNNNNNNNNNNNNNNNNNNNNNNNNNNNNNNNNNNNNNNNNNNNNNNNNNNNNNNNNNNNNNNNNNNNNNNNNNNNNNNNNNNNNNNNNNNNNNNNNNNNNNNNNNNNNNNNNNNNNNNNNNNNNNNNNNNNNNNNNNNNNNNNNNNNNNNNNNNNNNNNNNNNNNNNNNNNNNNNNNNNNNNNNNNNNNNNNNNNNNNNNNNNNNNNNNNNNNNNNNNNNNNNNNNNNNNNNNNNNNNNNNNNNNNNNNNNNNNNNNNNNNNNNNNNNNNNNNNNNNNNNNNNNNNNNNNNNNNNNNNNNNNNNNNNNNNNNNNNNNNNNNNNNNNNNNNNNNNNNNNNNNNNNNNNNNNNNNNNNNNNNNNNNNNNNNNNNNNNNNNNNNNNNNNNNNNNNNNNNNNNNNNNNNNNNNNNNNNNNNNNNNNNNNNNNNNNNNNNNNNNNNNNNNNNNNNNNNNNNNNNNNNNNNNNNNNNNNNNNNNNNNNNNNNNNNNNNNNNNNNNNNNNNNNNNNNNNNNNNNNNNNNNNNNNNNNNNNNNNNNNNNNNNNNNNNNNNNNNNNNNNNNNNNNNNNNNNNNNNNNNNNNNNNNNNNNNNNNNNNNNNNNNNNNNNNNNNNNNNNNNNNNNNNNNNNNNNNNNNNNNNNNNNNNNNNNNNNNNNNNNNNNNNNNNNNNNNNNNNNNNNNNNNNNNNNNNNNNNNNNNNNNNNNNNNNNNNNNNNNNNNNNNNNNNNNNNNNNNNNNNNNNNNNNNNNNNNNNNNNNNNNNNNNNNNNNNNNNNNNNNNNNNNNNNNNNNNNNNNNNNNNNNNNNNNNNNNNNNNNNNNNNNNNNNNNNNNNNNNNNNNNNNNNNNNNNNNNNNNNNNNNNNNNNNNNNNNNNNNNNNNNNNNNNNNNNNNNNNNNNNNNNNNNNNNNNNNNNNNNNNNNNNNNNNNNNNNNNNNNNNNNNNNNNNNNNNNNNNNNNNNNNNNNNNNNNNNNNNNNNNNNNNNNNNNNNNNNNNNNNNNNNNNNNNNNNNNNNNNNNNNNNNNNNNNNNNNNNNNNNNNNNNNNNNNNNNNNNNNNNNNNNNNNNNNNNNNNNNNNNNNNNNNNNNNNNNNNNNNNNNNNNNNNNNNNNNNNNNNNNNNNNNNNNNNNNNNNNNNNNNNNNNNNNNNNNNNNNNNNNNNNNNNNNNNNNNNNNNNNNNNNNNNNNNNNNNNNNNNNNNNNNNNNNNNNNNNNNNNNNNNNNNNNNNNNNNNNNNNNNNNNNNNNNNNNNNNNNNNNNNNNNNNNNNNNNNNNNNNNNNNNNNNNNNNNNNNNNNNNNNNNNNNNNNNNNNNNNNNNNNNNNNNNNNNNNNNNNNNNNNNNNNNNNNNNNNNNNNNNNNNNNNNNNNNNNNNNNNNNNNNNNNNNNNNNNNNNNNNNNNNNNNNNNNNNNNNNNNNNNNNNNNNNNNNNNNNNNNNNNNNNNNNNNNNNNNNNNNNNNNNNNNNNNNNNNNNNNNNNNNNNNNNNNNNNNNNNNNNNNNNNNNNNNNNNNNNNNNNNNNNNNNNNNNNNNNNNNNNNNNNNNNNNNNNNNNNNNNNNNNNNNNNNNNNNNNNNNNNNNNNNNNNNNNNNNNNNNNNNNNNNNNNNNNNNNNNNNNNNNNNNNNNNNNNNNNNNNNNNNNNNNNNNNNNNNNNNNNNNNNNNNNNNNNNNNNNNNNNNNNNNNNNNNNNNNNNNNNNNNNNNNNNNNNNNNNNNNNNNNNNNNNNNNNNNNNNNNNNNNNNNNNNNNNNNNNNNNNNNNNNNNNNNNNNNNNNNNNNNNNNNNNNNNNNNNNNNNNNNNNNNNNNNNNNNNNNNNNNNNNNNNNNNNNNNNNNNNNNNNNNNNNNNNNNNNNNNNNNNNNNNNNNNNNNNNNNNNNNNNNNNNNNNNNNNNNNNNNNNNNNNNNNNNNNNNNNNNNNNNNNNNNNNNNNNNNNNNNNNNNNNNNNNNNNNNNNNNNNNNNNNNNNNNNNNNNNNNNNNNNNNNNNNNNNNNNNNNNNNNNNNNNNNNNNNNNNNNNNNNNNNNNNNNNNNNNNNNNNNNNNNNNNNNNNNNNNNNNNNNNNNNNNNNNNNNNNNNNNNNNNNNNNNNNNNNNNNNNNNNNNNNNNNNNNNNNNNNNNNNNNNNNNNNNNNNNNNNNNNNNNNNNNNNNNNNNNNNNNNNNNNNNNNNNNNNNNNNNNNNNNNNNNNNNNNNNNNNNNNNNNNNNNNNNNNNNNNNNNNNNNNNNNNNNNNNNNNNNNNNNNNNNNNNNNNNNNNNNNNNNNNNNNNNNNNNNNNNNNNNNNNNNNNNNNNNNNNNNNNNNNNNNNNNNNNNNNNNNNNNNNNNNNNNNNNNNNNNNNNNNNNNNNNNNNNNNNNNNNNNNNNNNNNNNNNNNNNNNNNNNNNNNNNNNNNNNNNNNNNNNNNNNNNNNNNNNNNNNNNNNNNNNNNNNNNNNNNNNNNNNNNNNNNNNNNNNNNNNNNNNNNNNNNNNNNNNNNNNNNNNNNNNNNNNNNNNNNNNNNNNNNNNNNNNNNNNNNNNNNNNNNNNNNNNNNNNNNNNNNNNNNNNNNNNNNNNNNNNNNNNNNNNNNNNNNNNNNNNNNNNNNNNNNNNNNNNNNNNNNNNNNNNNNNNNNNNNNNNNNNNNNNNNNNNNNNNNNNNNNNNNNNNNNNNNNNNNNNNNNNNNNNNNNNNNNNNNNNNNNNNNNNNNNNNNNNNNNNNNNNNNNNNNNNNNNNNNNNNNNNNNNNNNNNNNNNNNNNNNNNNNNNNNNNNNNNNNNNNNNNNNNNNNNNNNNNNNNNNNNNNNNNNNNNNNNNNNNNNNNNNNNNNNNNNNNNNNNNNNNNNNNNNNNNNNNNNNNNNNNNNNNNNNNNNNNNNNNNNNNNNNNNNNNNNNNNNNNNNNAACAAACAtgaaagtggaataaaaatctTAAGTTTTGATCAAGTGTAAGCAACAGACAAATGTTACATGAGCTTTAATTCCATGTTGAAATACactgaagtagaaaaaaaaatcaattctgCTAttacatagatacatagattGTAATTACTACTTTATACATTAGTCAcgatacaaacatttttttatgcataacatataaaaacatattttttcatcttctcaGTAATTCTCTGGCATCTGCTGGTTTGGgggaaaaatagattttttttttacttaaaaaatattttacattttccaagaacaaaactaaattaattgtcaattgaaaaatttgttttaagaaatgaaaaagctcAAATGTTTAACATGTGAACAACACTGttttaaagagaaactaaaacaaacattaaagtggaataaaaatctACGTTTTCATAAATGTACTTCCAAATTTTCATCAAACTTTCTATGTAGAATATAAGTAACAGTTTAATGTTACATGAGCTTTAATTCCATGTTGGACATAagaataaatacactgaagcagaaaaataaaattttagtaataaacataaaaaacatacagaaatgttacacttgaaattttatttatgatgattcatataaatatttataatttaattgtttgtgtttcattaataaagttaaatatttaaacaatttaaataaaatatcttcataTTCATACaatgtaattaccaagtttgcttcagtgataaacaggaaaagaaaatgttttatatgataaatattatgatctatattttatacaaaagataaagtaaataaaatttaaaaagtaaaatatgataaagaaataaagtatcACTGTTTACATCTGTAAAATATTCTAAGTGAAAAACATGAATCATTGTTATTTATAAATTCATCCATGAAAGggttcatttaaatgtcaccaataaaaacataaacatgttattAAATCATTGTATtgactttttaaagaagatttCCACGTGGTCCACCTGCTGCCATGAggtgatgagtgtgtgtgatatgAAGCTGAATCCAGTGTATGTAGTGAACTTTGTGCTGTCAAACTTCAGAGGAGCAGATGGTGAAGCCCGTGGTGAACGTCTGCCCCATTGAATCCAACTTCCACAAGGAGGGGAAGAGCTCCCTGCTGTGTCTGGCCTCAGCCATGTTTCCTCCTCTGGTCCAGTTCTCCTGGAAAAGACAGAAGGAGGACGGCTCTCTGGAGGACCTGCTCCCTGCTGAGGGACAGTTCAGAGGGTCCAGACAATCCGCCGTCATCAGAGTGGTTGATGGTGATGCTCTCAGCAGATATAAATACATCTGCTACGTCAAGCATGAGGGGGGAACAGTGGAGGCCCAAACACAACAAGGTAATGAAGGCTTGGAGACTGTGTTCAGCAGAGATTCAGCTTCATGTGGAGACGCTGTCAAAGAGaacagaggagcagaggactgacATTTCTCACTGTAACTCcaacatttttctcttccagaggttcctgcttctcctccacctgtttctcctccaccacctcctcctccacctgcttctcctccaccagTTCATGCAACAACTCCTCCACTtcagaaagaagaaatatttccaCCATCCGATCCAGCTGCAACCTCTGTTCCTGTTCTCCACCCTGTGAAGCTGTCAGTGTCCTTCCAGTCTGAGTTGAGGGTGAAGCTGCTCTTGCTGCTGTCCACAGTGCTGATAGTGAAGAGTCTGGTGTACTGCTGTGGACTCTCTCTGCTGATGATCCTCAGAAACAAGGGACCATCCACCAACTGCACACATGCTGACTGACTGTTTTCTGCTGGACTTTTCTCTCCATCAAATCTCATCAATTCATCTCATTCATCACTTTGATCAGGATTCACAAATGTTAGATATGCCATgttgtagtttatttaaaatgtctctttttaagcagattttacagttattttcagaatttacatccatttattaacatttatatttGCTATCATGAACTGTAAATTCTGAAGGAAAGTTTGATCTtcatagtttattttatatctgctttctgtcttttacatatttgattattttaagttttaattccacattttctgtgtttatattgcatagtttttctgtaataaacagatttttttaaaaacaaaataaaggttTTTCATATTGAATCACAACATGATTCTTTTCTTCAGGTCTATGTATTTCTTCGATCAGTGGcgtttatttataataatattgataataacaagctaaaaataattttttaaagcaataaagTTTTACAAAAACCACTGAAATAACCCTCAAAGTAAAAGGTAATAAAGTAATAATCCCTATCGGGCTGTTCTGATGCTGACGGAGCGTTTGTTCCACGTTCTTGGAGCGAAAACAGTAGAATCATGGTTCCCTTTGTTCTAAGTGTGAACTGTGGAACTTTAAACAACAGCTGAGTCTCTGATCTGAGGGGTCGAGGTGCAGAATGAAAACTTCTGACATGGAAAGTTGATCCAGACCATGAAGGATTTAAAAGTGATCAACAGAAGCTTAACTGAAGTTGTGGAGAGCAGGTTCACACAGGCTGAACCAGTTTGAAGAGAAGTCAATAAAAACTCAGCTGTGATTGAGACCAACAGACTCCTCTGACGGCTCTGCAGGAGGTTTTCAATCAACTATCAGCCGGTAAAAAAATGAGACCTGAGCAGAACCAACATGGACGTCTTatcctgcttttgttttcagaccAACCAAACAACATGACTTGTTTGTGTCGGTGGTTTGTGAGTCTGTCTCAGTGTGGTTTGTGTTGCTCTGATGAATGATAACAGAAGTACAGTcggctgaaagagcagaaatgtCTGAGAAGATgagctttaaatgatttattattaatgttcaGCAACAAATGTTCAGCAGGAGGTTTCTCATCTCTCCTTTTCTTCCATCAAAGTTCATTTCTCAGCTCTGAGTTCAGGATTTGAGCTGTTTCTCTCACAGATGAAGAACACAGATGTTTCCTGGAACGACTCTTTAAGCACAGTCGATGGTTGTAACTGTCATTGTGTTATTAAGGTGAAAAGCCACAGCTAACGGtgtggaggctgcagagcagaaaGCCACACGGCTGCAGGAAAGGAAGTTTGATTGGCTGTCAGCAGTTTTTTCTCTTCTAATAACCACTGAGAACAGATTCATATCTGCTGCTGAACACACTcatctcctcccctccctctctgctgtctgtcttttttctctacCTACAGTCCTGACTGGTCAAACCTCTGGATGTTTATTTGTAGCTTCAAACAAcatctctgctctgctgtttgTTCATGTGTGGAAACAACAGTGTCATCAGCGTAGAGTTTTACATCCTCATTGTCAAAGTTTTCCTACACAAACTAAATGATCAGGGGACACACACCCCATCACATGCTGGTTTCTATAGAAACACTTCATCTTAATACTGAATCAAAATGGcttccttcttcttcctgtttatatatttgtatgatGTGAAACTTGTTGAGGTTGGAAGAGAAAGAAACTTACAACCACAGTCTAACGGTTGTCAACATACCGAACCTGTAAAcaagcagagaaacaaacaccaaCAACCCTGTTTTACACTTTATTGAGATTATCTGAGTGAATAAATGTGGAGAACCCACCACACTGTGCAGATACAggagagtaaaaagaaaaacaagataaatgctGAAATATCTACAAGGCAGCTAATAATTCATCTTCATTTAGATTCTAACACGTCATAACTAACATTTGTGAATCCTGATCAAAGTGATGAATGAGATGAATTGATGAGATTTGATGGAGAGAAAAGTCCAGCAGGAAACAGTCAGTCAGCATGTGTGCAGTTGGTGGACGGTCCCTTGTTTCTGAGGATCATCAGCAGAGAGAGTCCACAGCAGTACACCAGACTCTTCACTATCAGCACTGTGGACAGCAGCAAGAGCAGCTTCACCCTCAACTCAGACTGGAAGGACACTGACAGCTTCACAGGGTGGAGAACAGGAACAGAGGTTGCAGCTGGATCAGATGGtggaaatatttcttctttctgaAGTGGAGGAATTGTTGCATGAACgggtggaggagaagcaggtggaggaggaggtgatggagatgaagcaggtggaggagaagcaggaacCTCTGGAAGAGACAAATGTTGGAGTTACAGTGAGAAATgtcagtcctctgctcctctgttCTCTTTGACAGCGTCTCCACATGAAGCTGAATCTCTGCTGAACACAGTCTCCAAGCCTTCATTACCTTGTTGTGTTTGGGCCTCCACTGTTCCCCCCTCATGCTTGACGTAGCAGATGTATTTATATCTACTGAGAGCATCACCATCAACCACTCTGATGACGGCGGATTGTCTGGACCCTCTGAACTGTCCCTCAGCAGGGAGCAGGTCCTCCAGAGAGCCGTCCTCCTTCTGTCTTTTCCAGGAGAACTGGACCAGAGGAGGAAACATGGCTGAGGCCAGACACAGCAGGGAGCTCTTCCCCTCCTGGTGGACGTTGGATTCAATGGGGCAGACGTTCACCACGGGCTTCACCATCTGCTCCTCTGAAGTTTGACAGCACAAAGTTCACTACATACACTGGATTCAGCTTcatatcacacacactcatcaccTCATGGCAGCAGGTGGACCACGTGGAAATCTTCTTTATAAAgtcaataaaatgatttaataacatgtttatatttttattgatgaTATTTAAATGAACCCTTTCATTgatgaatttttaaataacaatgcTTCATATTTTTCACTTACAAATGTTTTTCAGATGTAAACAGTGatgctttatttcttcatcatattttactttttatttattttatttactttatctgttgtataaaaattttaaaccataatatttatcatataatgcatttttttcctgtttatctcTGAAGCAAACTTGttaattacaatgtatgaatATACAAATATACCGTCCTCACCCATGAATAAACTagaaaatagaatttaaatAGACGTCCACTGTAGTGGAAACTA harbors:
- the LOC121645170 gene encoding uncharacterized protein LOC121645170 codes for the protein MVKPVVNVCPIESNVHQEGKSSLLCLASAMFPPLVQFSWKRQKEDGSLEDLLPAEGQFRGSRQSAVIRVVDGDALSRYKYICYVKHEGGTVEAQTQQEVPASPPPASSPSPPPPPASPPPVHATIPPLQKEEIFPPSDPAATSVPVLHPVKLSVSFQSELRVKLLLLLSTVLIVKSLVYCCGLSLLMILRNKGPSTNCTHAD
- the LOC121645171 gene encoding uncharacterized protein LOC121645171; amino-acid sequence: MVKPVVNVCPIESNFHKEGKSSLLCLASAMFPPLVQFSWKRQKEDGSLEDLLPAEGQFRGSRQSAVIRVVDGDALSRYKYICYVKHEGGTVEAQTQQEVPASPPPVSPPPPPPPPASPPPVHATTPPLQKEEIFPPSDPAATSVPVLHPVKLSVSFQSELRVKLLLLLSTVLIVKSLVYCCGLSLLMILRNKGPSTNCTHAD